The following proteins are co-located in the Paludibaculum fermentans genome:
- a CDS encoding PadR family transcriptional regulator, whose translation MAKTAELLPGTLDMLILKAVSLRPLHGYGVLLRIKQISGEALDIPQGSLYPALYRLEHQELIAAEWAQSDNNRKAKFYTLTPAGRHRLREETASWNRLATAMAAALSATSEEV comes from the coding sequence GTGGCGAAAACAGCTGAACTTTTGCCGGGCACCCTCGACATGCTCATTCTCAAAGCGGTGTCCTTGAGGCCCCTGCACGGCTATGGCGTGCTGTTGCGCATCAAGCAGATCTCCGGCGAGGCGCTCGATATTCCGCAAGGGTCGCTCTATCCGGCGCTCTATCGCCTGGAACATCAGGAGCTCATCGCCGCCGAGTGGGCCCAAAGCGATAACAACCGCAAGGCCAAGTTCTACACCCTGACGCCCGCCGGCCGGCACCGCCTGCGGGAAGAGACAGCGAGTTGGAACAGGCTGGCTACCGCGATGGCGGCTGCGCTTAGTGCGACCTCGGAGGAGGTGTAA
- a CDS encoding zinc metalloprotease, which translates to MPEDQPVPKPPIRKCGAPEVHQRLLQDPEYQARRLDIERHLARFLLFGLSSERTGVTEIPVVVHIVSSTPEGNISDAQVKSQIDVLNQDYRAANTDLGKVPAVWATLTSDTRIQFALATTDPHGAPTSGITRTATTTGSFGTNDDVKSATAGGADAWPADKYLNIWVCQLGGGLLGYAQFPGGPADTDGVVILHSAFGTLGTAAAPFNLGRTTTHEVGHWLNLLHIWGDRLDCTGNDDVADTPSAQRPNYGKPQFPHVSCGNGPNGDMFVNYMDYVDDDTMVMFTQGQAARMAAALDGPRSSIGRPA; encoded by the coding sequence ATGCCGGAAGATCAACCTGTCCCCAAACCGCCCATCAGAAAATGTGGAGCGCCGGAAGTTCACCAACGATTGCTGCAGGACCCGGAGTACCAGGCACGCCGTCTCGACATCGAACGCCATCTTGCTCGATTCCTGCTTTTTGGGTTGTCGAGCGAGCGCACGGGCGTGACGGAGATCCCGGTGGTAGTCCACATCGTGTCCTCCACGCCGGAAGGCAACATCAGCGACGCCCAGGTGAAGAGCCAGATCGACGTTCTAAACCAGGACTATCGGGCGGCGAACACGGATCTCGGCAAAGTCCCCGCTGTATGGGCCACTCTCACGAGCGACACACGCATACAATTTGCGTTGGCAACAACAGATCCACACGGTGCCCCGACGTCAGGGATCACCAGAACGGCGACAACGACCGGCTCATTCGGAACCAACGACGATGTGAAATCAGCCACCGCGGGGGGTGCTGATGCGTGGCCGGCGGACAAGTATCTGAATATCTGGGTGTGCCAACTCGGGGGAGGGTTGTTGGGGTATGCACAGTTCCCGGGCGGACCCGCAGATACGGATGGAGTGGTGATCCTGCACTCGGCGTTCGGGACACTGGGCACGGCAGCAGCACCGTTCAACCTGGGCCGCACCACCACACATGAGGTGGGCCACTGGCTGAACCTGCTGCATATTTGGGGCGACCGCCTGGATTGCACCGGAAACGACGATGTGGCCGACACGCCTTCAGCGCAAAGGCCGAATTACGGAAAGCCGCAGTTCCCTCATGTTTCTTGCGGCAATGGCCCCAACGGCGACATGTTCGTCAACTACATGGACTACGTGGACGACGATACGATGGTGATGTTTACTCAAGGACAGGCGGCACGGATGGCAGCCGCGCTCGACGGGCCCAGGTCATCGATCGGGCGGCCGGCGTGA
- a CDS encoding PEP-CTERM sorting domain-containing protein (PEP-CTERM proteins occur, often in large numbers, in the proteomes of bacteria that also encode an exosortase, a predicted intramembrane cysteine proteinase. The presence of a PEP-CTERM domain at a protein's C-terminus predicts cleavage within the sorting domain, followed by covalent anchoring to some some component of the (usually Gram-negative) cell surface. Many PEP-CTERM proteins exhibit an unusual sequence composition that includes large numbers of potential glycosylation sites. Expression of one such protein has been shown restore the ability of a bacterium to form floc, a type of biofilm.): MYKVFRVTLSIASLVLLGGSMNAATIYNNLTPNNLMAIASRTSGAAFEIEAADDFLLNSGFKVTSASFVGLVVPGQSGTPTVSQVVVEIYRVFPQDSNTVRIPNVPTRANSPSDVAFDSRDSAASNLSFSTTVLNASFTANNSIAAGGIHPAPNQTTGGAGPVTGQEVQFDISFLTPVDLPSGHYFFVPQVMLSNGGEFYWLSASRPISGAGTTPFAPDLQAWTRDAALDPDWLRVGTDIVGGASAPTFNAAFSLDGTAVPEPSSFLLLSGGLALLVLRRRSKL, from the coding sequence ATGTACAAGGTGTTCCGTGTCACATTGTCGATTGCCAGTTTGGTGCTGCTCGGAGGAAGCATGAATGCAGCCACCATATACAACAATCTGACTCCCAACAACTTGATGGCCATCGCGTCCAGGACCAGCGGCGCTGCCTTTGAGATTGAAGCAGCGGACGACTTCCTACTCAATTCCGGATTCAAAGTCACCTCCGCCTCCTTCGTTGGCCTGGTGGTGCCAGGACAATCAGGCACCCCGACGGTTTCCCAGGTAGTCGTTGAGATCTACCGCGTGTTTCCACAAGACTCCAACACCGTCAGAATCCCCAACGTGCCGACGCGGGCAAATTCCCCTTCCGATGTTGCCTTCGATTCGCGCGACAGCGCGGCCAGCAACCTGTCGTTCTCCACTACCGTGCTAAACGCCTCATTCACCGCCAACAACAGCATTGCGGCAGGCGGAATCCATCCGGCACCGAACCAGACTACAGGCGGGGCCGGCCCGGTGACGGGGCAGGAGGTGCAGTTCGACATCAGCTTCCTGACGCCGGTCGACCTCCCCTCCGGCCACTACTTCTTCGTGCCGCAGGTCATGCTCTCGAACGGTGGGGAATTTTACTGGCTCTCCGCTTCAAGGCCCATCAGCGGTGCAGGCACGACGCCCTTCGCCCCCGATCTTCAGGCCTGGACTCGTGATGCAGCCCTTGACCCTGACTGGCTGCGTGTCGGTACCGACATAGTCGGTGGCGCCTCGGCCCCAACGTTTAACGCAGCGTTCTCTCTCGATGGCACCGCTGTACCGGAGCCTTCCAGTTTCCTTCTACTGTCCGGCGGGCTCGCCCTGCTTGTCCTCCGTCGCCGCTCCAAACTCTAG
- a CDS encoding TetR/AcrR family transcriptional regulator: MAAAALTFAERGLAAPTAAISKAAEISEGSLFTYFATKDELLNALYREIKLNLAEAMMSEFSRHTDVRSKLEHIWNSFVNWGMENPAQRRVLAQLQVSDKLTRETRAVGSAPFAEVQVMLRGAIEQGVVRDLPHEVLTATIDAMASATMELIATHPNEADRYRSLGFEVMWNGIRIE, from the coding sequence TTGGCGGCGGCGGCCCTTACTTTCGCGGAGAGAGGGCTCGCGGCTCCAACTGCGGCGATCTCCAAGGCAGCAGAGATTTCTGAAGGCTCGTTATTCACTTATTTCGCCACCAAGGACGAGTTGCTGAATGCCCTCTACCGGGAGATCAAGCTGAATCTCGCCGAAGCCATGATGTCGGAGTTCTCCCGGCACACAGATGTGAGGAGCAAGTTGGAACACATCTGGAACTCCTTTGTTAACTGGGGCATGGAGAATCCTGCACAGCGCCGGGTGCTGGCTCAATTGCAGGTCTCAGACAAGCTGACTCGAGAGACCCGGGCCGTGGGGTCTGCGCCGTTCGCCGAAGTCCAGGTCATGCTGCGAGGGGCAATTGAGCAGGGGGTGGTCAGGGATTTGCCGCATGAGGTCCTGACTGCCACGATCGACGCGATGGCTTCGGCCACGATGGAGTTGATCGCTACACATCCAAATGAGGCGGACAGGTACAGAAGCCTGGGTTTCGAAGTGATGTGGAACGGAATCCGAATCGAATAG
- a CDS encoding lipocalin-like domain-containing protein yields MQGWIHSHEEDSGETMVFRPESHPFPPSRGRYGFTLKPGGVMTGSGPSAADVPLSGDIGTWSVREEDLFLEGIGEGRRHYKIEAVSKDKLVLRQVK; encoded by the coding sequence TTGCAGGGCTGGATTCACTCCCACGAAGAGGATTCGGGTGAGACGATGGTGTTCCGCCCGGAGTCTCACCCGTTCCCACCAAGCCGGGGCCGCTACGGATTCACACTGAAGCCCGGTGGCGTGATGACCGGGAGCGGACCATCAGCGGCTGACGTGCCTCTCTCCGGCGACATCGGAACCTGGAGTGTCAGGGAAGAAGACCTGTTCCTGGAGGGGATCGGCGAGGGGCGGAGGCATTACAAGATCGAAGCAGTGAGCAAAGACAAACTGGTCTTGCGCCAGGTGAAGTGA